A genomic segment from Thermodesulfovibrionales bacterium encodes:
- a CDS encoding type II secretion system protein translates to MIGNDFELSHVQRFARRGFTLLEVMISLAVIGGLLVTLIYTLNYHLGIADRHGVTTVSMGLAKEKLYDMEKNPSESKGSFPVPFSSFFYETSVKASSFPGMTEIAVIVRNGKEDVSISELIRKKG, encoded by the coding sequence ATGATAGGTAATGATTTCGAGCTGTCTCATGTGCAACGTTTTGCGAGGAGGGGTTTTACTCTTCTCGAGGTCATGATAAGTCTTGCTGTCATCGGAGGGCTCCTTGTTACTCTCATCTATACCCTGAACTATCATCTCGGGATAGCTGACAGACACGGTGTTACGACGGTGTCCATGGGCCTTGCAAAGGAAAAGCTCTATGATATGGAGAAGAACCCCTCAGAGAGCAAAGGCTCATTTCCCGTACCCTTTTCATCATTTTTCTACGAAACATCGGTAAAGGCTTCATCATTCCCCGGGATGACTGAGATAGCCGTTATCGTCAGGAATGGGAAGGAAGATGTTTCAATCTCGGAGCTGATCAGGAAGAAAGGATGA
- a CDS encoding type II secretion system protein GspJ, which produces MKDDIRTEEVLRTKGSCFILHPSSFITRCGFTLLEVLIALAIFSVIIASLYSTFFMSHKAVDALDDSLLRLQESRTVLDVLKREIESAVYDSNKTYTVFKLDDRDFYGKQASRLVFTSFSPLLPGLAQITYSVEETDGRLSLKKKVISAYAKPAETKSIELMEDIESFTVEARYNDKWIKTWDSGLTKAPLPDEIRISVQINPKKGTENEDSKPWGVLRISDVARPRIGKTI; this is translated from the coding sequence ATGAAGGATGACATAAGAACAGAAGAAGTCCTCCGCACGAAAGGGTCGTGCTTCATCCTTCATCCCTCATCCTTTATCACGCGCTGTGGGTTTACCCTTCTCGAAGTCCTTATTGCCCTCGCGATATTCTCCGTGATCATTGCCAGCCTCTACAGCACCTTCTTTATGTCCCACAAAGCCGTTGACGCCCTTGATGATTCGCTCCTGAGGCTTCAGGAATCCCGCACCGTTCTTGATGTCCTGAAGAGGGAGATAGAATCTGCCGTCTACGACAGCAACAAGACATACACGGTCTTTAAACTCGATGACCGGGATTTCTACGGAAAGCAGGCTTCCCGGCTTGTCTTCACATCCTTCTCTCCGTTGCTCCCCGGGCTTGCACAGATCACCTATTCGGTAGAGGAGACCGATGGAAGACTTTCCCTCAAGAAGAAGGTCATCTCAGCTTACGCGAAACCCGCCGAGACAAAGAGCATCGAATTGATGGAGGACATAGAGTCCTTTACCGTTGAGGCAAGATACAATGACAAATGGATAAAGACCTGGGACAGCGGACTGACAAAGGCACCCTTACCTGACGAGATACGCATATCGGTCCAGATCAATCCGAAGAAAGGGACTGAGAATGAAGACTCGAAGCCTTGGGGGGTTCTGAGAATTTCCGATGTAGCGAGACCAAGGATAGGGAAAACGATATGA
- a CDS encoding prepilin-type N-terminal cleavage/methylation domain-containing protein — MKYQGFTLLELIIAIFIVSIVLALSLPSFTELDEGRMKSDARRLASVMRYLNDSAIATKDRFFLKVLFSDKLIEYNGPDGEKRERFSSLSDVETQSKGKISEGEVTVFFGPSGASESLQFDLRDDGKNVSVAFNAMSGRVRVVTNE, encoded by the coding sequence GTGAAATATCAGGGCTTCACCCTTTTGGAGCTCATCATCGCCATCTTCATCGTTTCCATCGTCCTTGCCCTATCCCTGCCCTCCTTCACCGAACTTGACGAAGGCAGGATGAAGTCCGATGCAAGGAGGCTTGCATCCGTCATGAGATACCTGAACGACAGCGCCATAGCCACAAAGGACAGATTTTTCCTGAAGGTCTTATTCTCCGACAAACTGATAGAGTATAATGGACCTGACGGAGAGAAAAGAGAGAGGTTCAGCAGCCTCTCGGACGTCGAAACACAGTCAAAAGGGAAAATATCCGAAGGAGAAGTGACCGTCTTTTTCGGACCCTCAGGCGCCTCAGAGAGTCTTCAATTTGACTTGAGAGATGATGGGAAGAACGTATCAGTCGCCTTCAATGCTATGAGCGGAAGGGTGAGGGTCGTAACAAACGAATGA
- the gspK gene encoding type II secretion system minor pseudopilin GspK, translating to MRRMRDERGFALVLTLMILVLITALVTEFSYGVFTTTSALNNWKESQRLSFVARSGVTLAVKTIIDFQSLSPYTYPDRIEIPVEDILGGFTGRVIVTVEDETSRFNLNSLRNPHSLDAFKRLTQNLGLKEDIADRIANWLDLGNSDPRISDPRKGTKHAFLDSTDELLEIKGIDSETFSKLLPYVTVFGRSDNVSININTASLPVIMSLNVGSSEAQRIIQERERKPFADISSDFIHRVGKDIGPPLQQNLDVKSSRFRIKVIAEENQIKRVIESVVAISGQTTIEYWKEM from the coding sequence ATGAGGAGGATGAGGGATGAAAGGGGTTTCGCCTTAGTCCTGACCCTCATGATACTCGTACTCATAACCGCGCTGGTCACGGAGTTTTCCTATGGGGTGTTTACGACCACGTCGGCCCTGAATAACTGGAAGGAATCCCAGAGGCTCTCCTTTGTGGCGAGGTCGGGTGTCACGCTGGCGGTCAAGACCATAATCGATTTCCAGAGCCTCTCCCCGTATACATACCCTGACAGGATCGAGATACCGGTCGAGGATATCCTGGGAGGATTCACCGGAAGAGTGATCGTCACCGTGGAGGATGAGACTTCACGGTTCAACCTTAATTCACTCAGGAATCCCCATTCACTCGATGCGTTCAAGAGACTGACCCAGAATCTCGGGCTGAAAGAGGACATAGCAGACAGGATAGCCAACTGGTTGGATCTCGGTAACAGTGACCCCAGAATCAGTGACCCGAGGAAGGGCACCAAGCATGCATTCCTGGACAGCACCGATGAACTGTTAGAGATAAAGGGGATCGACAGCGAAACCTTCTCGAAGCTGTTACCCTACGTCACTGTTTTTGGGAGAAGTGACAATGTAAGCATCAATATTAATACAGCATCATTACCTGTTATAATGTCGCTTAATGTAGGATCGTCTGAAGCTCAACGTATTATACAGGAGAGAGAGCGCAAGCCCTTTGCAGATATATCCTCAGATTTCATACACCGGGTGGGGAAGGACATCGGCCCCCCCCTCCAGCAGAATTTAGACGTGAAGTCATCCCGCTTTCGTATTAAGGTTATTGCAGAGGAGAACCAGATCAAGCGAGTTATAGAAAGCGTTGTCGCAATAAGCGGACAGACGACCATAGAATACTGGAAGGAGATGTAG
- the gspG gene encoding type II secretion system major pseudopilin GspG has product MKKEKNSVTTCDLRPATSHAHTGFTLLEVIIVVFILSILAAIVAPRIIGRTDDARIAEAKVQIRNFETALKLFKMDNGFYPDTQQGLESLVQMPTSGKLPAKYREGGYLEQKKIPLDPWGNPYVYVSPGLHGDFDIMSYGADGKEGGEGVNADIKSWEMQ; this is encoded by the coding sequence ATGAAAAAAGAGAAGAACAGTGTAACAACCTGTGATCTGCGACCTGCAACCTCTCATGCCCATACAGGGTTTACCCTCCTTGAAGTGATTATTGTCGTCTTTATCCTGAGCATTCTTGCGGCAATCGTTGCTCCAAGGATCATCGGGAGAACAGACGATGCGCGCATCGCTGAGGCAAAGGTCCAGATAAGGAATTTCGAGACGGCTCTGAAACTCTTCAAGATGGACAATGGTTTTTATCCTGACACCCAGCAGGGCCTTGAGTCCCTCGTCCAGATGCCGACATCAGGAAAACTCCCCGCGAAGTACCGGGAAGGAGGGTATCTCGAGCAGAAAAAGATACCTCTCGATCCCTGGGGCAATCCCTATGTCTATGTATCGCCCGGGCTCCACGGCGACTTCGACATCATGAGTTACGGAGCGGACGGCAAGGAGGGCGGCGAAGGGGTAAATGCCGACATCAAGAGCTGGGAGATGCAGTGA